Proteins from a genomic interval of Rhodococcoides fascians A25f:
- a CDS encoding nuclear transport factor 2 family protein, whose protein sequence is MPDPDAGTIAEVQLLYGRQSHAIDSGRATEWAETFTADGVFDSPSYPEPEVGSDQLTAFAQRFFDSAADANERRRHVITNIAVDLVSVDELTIDCYLQIMATPRGGETRLVRFTSVRDRVVRVNDRWRIQHRTVSRDDA, encoded by the coding sequence ATGCCCGATCCAGATGCGGGAACCATTGCCGAGGTCCAGCTTTTGTACGGCAGGCAAAGCCACGCAATCGATTCCGGACGCGCAACGGAATGGGCAGAGACATTCACCGCAGACGGCGTCTTCGATTCACCCAGTTACCCAGAACCCGAGGTCGGTAGCGACCAGCTGACCGCCTTTGCCCAACGCTTCTTCGACAGCGCGGCCGACGCGAACGAGAGGCGTCGGCACGTGATCACGAACATTGCCGTCGATCTAGTGAGCGTCGACGAACTGACAATCGACTGCTACCTCCAGATCATGGCAACACCGCGTGGCGGCGAGACCCGGCTCGTCCGATTCACGTCGGTCCGGGATCGTGTTGTACGAGTGAATGATCGGTGGCGCATCCAGCACAGGACCGTGTCACGCGACGACGCCTGA
- a CDS encoding dienelactone hydrolase family protein, translating to MSGIFSDVAVLRSATAPTVGADDEVDTSAHESPPREKVPLTAVEPEGTPRGGIVVLHEAREIPQSLLDLLRALAMEGWLAVAPNLFHRGHSDDKEVFGDDLFADFDATSDWLVQRGVYPDCVGVIGFDDAGTAALIVATSRPVGAAVSVAAAGIVEPLNSDAVALVEAAPKLQAPWLGLYGEDDPHTPPDHIEALREAATHASVATNIVSYSGVQHRADHPREQPGSSDHTDPAEAALVDAQTRIFDWFDSFMR from the coding sequence ATGTCGGGAATCTTCAGCGACGTCGCAGTCCTTCGGTCCGCCACCGCGCCCACAGTCGGCGCGGACGACGAGGTGGATACGTCCGCGCACGAATCTCCCCCACGAGAGAAGGTGCCTCTGACGGCCGTCGAACCGGAGGGCACACCGCGCGGCGGAATCGTCGTGTTGCACGAGGCTCGTGAAATTCCCCAGTCTCTGCTCGACCTGCTGCGTGCGCTGGCGATGGAAGGCTGGCTCGCCGTCGCCCCGAATCTCTTTCACCGGGGTCACAGCGACGACAAGGAAGTCTTCGGTGACGACCTCTTCGCAGACTTCGACGCCACCTCCGACTGGCTGGTTCAGCGCGGGGTCTATCCAGATTGTGTCGGGGTCATCGGATTCGACGACGCTGGCACAGCAGCGCTGATCGTGGCCACCAGCCGTCCGGTCGGAGCGGCGGTCAGTGTTGCCGCGGCGGGCATCGTCGAACCGCTCAACTCCGACGCGGTCGCATTGGTCGAGGCTGCACCCAAGCTGCAAGCCCCCTGGCTCGGTCTCTACGGCGAGGACGACCCGCACACCCCACCCGATCACATCGAAGCCCTCCGCGAGGCTGCCACGCACGCCTCAGTGGCCACGAACATCGTCAGCTATTCCGGTGTGCAGCATCGGGCCGATCATCCCAGGGAACAACCGGGCAGCAGCGACCACACCGACCCGGCCGAGGCCGCACTCGTGGACGCGCAGACTCGAATCTTCGATTGGTTCGACAGCTTCATGCGTTGA
- a CDS encoding MFS transporter codes for MTTNDRAVQPESDARAPSTNPKQSPLTVIRAAVVGTIVEYYDFGIYGYMATTIAALFFVSDDPTAALLGTFAAFAVAFFLRVPGGIFFGHIGDKYGRKNALSWTILLMVIATAGIGLLPTYVTLGVWATSVLVLCRCLQGFAAGGELGGANAFVSESAPTRWRATQTSMVNTGTYIGSLLASLCALALNSVFTDEQILSWAWRIPFLLSLVIGGVGIWIRNRLDDTPEFKELEDKGETKKLPISELLSTSGGSVVKIILLGALITGGYYIASVYAATYLRTEGGQTSQAAFLSTSLALVLGVITLPVSGYMADRYGRKPVLFAGSFAAIVLGVPMFMMMAGGTLWQAVVGQSVLFIAVSVVNGASYVTYVEMLKTSVRYTGLALGNNTTNMLLGGTAPFIATYLISLTGNPLAPAGYFVFCAVITFATVFFVTETKGTELKTE; via the coding sequence ATGACTACGAACGATCGCGCCGTGCAGCCCGAGTCGGATGCACGAGCCCCCAGTACGAACCCGAAACAATCTCCCCTGACAGTGATCCGGGCCGCTGTCGTCGGAACCATCGTCGAGTACTACGACTTCGGCATCTACGGCTACATGGCCACCACCATCGCCGCGCTGTTCTTCGTGTCCGACGATCCGACGGCCGCCCTTCTCGGTACGTTCGCGGCGTTCGCCGTTGCCTTCTTCCTGCGCGTTCCGGGCGGAATCTTCTTCGGACACATAGGCGACAAGTACGGCCGCAAGAATGCGCTGTCCTGGACCATCCTGCTGATGGTGATCGCAACCGCCGGAATCGGTCTACTCCCGACCTACGTCACCCTGGGAGTGTGGGCCACCTCGGTTCTCGTCCTGTGCAGATGCCTACAGGGATTCGCTGCCGGTGGTGAGCTCGGAGGGGCGAACGCGTTCGTCTCCGAGTCCGCGCCGACGCGGTGGCGTGCGACCCAGACGTCGATGGTCAACACCGGAACCTACATCGGATCGTTGCTCGCCTCGCTGTGCGCACTGGCACTGAACTCCGTGTTCACCGACGAACAGATCCTCTCCTGGGCATGGCGAATCCCGTTCCTGCTCAGCCTCGTGATCGGCGGCGTCGGCATCTGGATCAGGAACCGTCTCGACGACACCCCGGAGTTCAAGGAGCTCGAGGACAAGGGAGAGACCAAGAAGCTCCCCATCTCGGAGCTACTGAGCACCTCGGGCGGCAGCGTCGTGAAGATCATCCTGCTCGGTGCGCTCATCACCGGCGGCTACTACATCGCATCGGTCTACGCCGCTACGTACCTCAGGACCGAGGGTGGCCAGACCTCGCAAGCAGCATTTCTCTCGACCTCGCTCGCGTTGGTTCTGGGAGTGATCACCCTGCCTGTTTCGGGCTACATGGCCGACAGATACGGGCGGAAGCCCGTCCTGTTCGCGGGTAGCTTCGCGGCCATCGTTCTCGGTGTCCCGATGTTCATGATGATGGCCGGCGGCACGCTGTGGCAGGCCGTCGTCGGGCAGTCGGTGTTGTTCATCGCGGTGTCCGTCGTCAACGGTGCCTCGTACGTGACCTACGTGGAAATGCTCAAGACCTCCGTGCGGTACACGGGCCTGGCCCTGGGCAACAACACCACCAACATGTTGCTCGGTGGCACAGCACCTTTCATCGCCACGTACCTGATCTCACTCACCGGAAATCCGCTCGCACCCGCCGGCTACTTCGTCTTCTGCGCCGTCATCACCTTCGCCACGGTCTTCTTCGTGACCGAGACGAAGGGGACCGAACTGAAAACAGAGTGA
- the hisC gene encoding histidinol-phosphate transaminase — protein MTAHIRPDLDAIPAYIPGRSFPGAIKLASNETTQGPLPSVHAAIAEAVGGVNRYPDIRATALVESLAKKLGVATENVAAGNGSVALCQEVVQITCGTGDEVLFAWRSFEAYPIIARVAGATPVQVPLTADHVHDLDAMLAAITDRTRLIFVCNPNNPTGTVVRRAELEAFLDAVPSNILVVLDEAYFEYTRPAADGDHVDGVELARGRRNVIVLRTFSKAYGLAGLRVGYAVADPDVITALSKVRIAFAVSTIAQQAALSSLEASAELLARTDALIVERDRVRDALIGGGFDVNASQSNFVWLPLAERSGAFASAAAEQGLLLRAYGNDGVRVTIGDPHENDAFLKYALQA, from the coding sequence GTGACCGCGCACATCCGCCCCGACCTCGACGCCATCCCCGCTTACATTCCCGGCCGTAGCTTTCCGGGGGCAATCAAGCTGGCGAGCAACGAAACAACGCAAGGCCCCCTGCCCAGCGTGCATGCCGCTATTGCCGAGGCCGTCGGTGGCGTCAACCGCTACCCCGATATCCGGGCGACGGCACTCGTCGAATCCTTGGCGAAGAAGCTCGGCGTTGCGACCGAAAATGTGGCCGCAGGTAACGGTTCGGTTGCACTGTGCCAAGAGGTCGTTCAGATCACGTGTGGCACCGGCGACGAGGTGCTGTTCGCATGGCGTTCGTTCGAGGCGTACCCGATCATCGCGCGCGTTGCCGGTGCGACGCCCGTGCAGGTTCCACTGACCGCAGACCACGTGCACGATCTCGACGCGATGCTCGCGGCCATCACCGACCGCACCCGCCTGATCTTCGTGTGCAACCCCAACAATCCGACGGGAACCGTCGTCCGGCGCGCCGAGCTCGAGGCCTTCCTCGACGCGGTGCCGTCGAACATCCTCGTCGTACTGGACGAGGCCTACTTCGAGTACACCCGTCCCGCCGCTGACGGTGATCACGTCGATGGCGTGGAACTCGCGCGTGGACGACGCAACGTGATCGTGCTTCGCACCTTCTCGAAGGCGTACGGTCTCGCCGGCCTGCGGGTGGGCTACGCGGTAGCCGACCCGGACGTGATCACAGCGCTGTCCAAGGTGCGTATCGCCTTCGCAGTCAGCACGATCGCGCAGCAGGCAGCGTTGTCGTCGCTCGAGGCCTCGGCGGAGTTACTGGCCCGCACCGACGCCCTCATCGTCGAACGCGACCGCGTACGCGACGCTCTGATCGGAGGAGGCTTCGACGTCAACGCCTCGCAGTCCAACTTCGTGTGGCTGCCGTTGGCCGAGAGGTCCGGTGCATTCGCGTCGGCTGCAGCCGAACAGGGCCTGCTGCTGCGCGCCTACGGAAACGACGGCGTGCGGGTCACCATCGGCGACCCGCACGAGAACGACGCGTTCTTGAAGTACGCCCTACAGGCCTAG
- a CDS encoding IclR family transcriptional regulator yields the protein MSKTLHHGLAVLELLAEHPNGLSITEIADGIGVHRTVAHRLVRTLEAHHLCRRDDFKRISLGAGLVALAEPVEQDLRTVARPVLEELADQLGATVHLVVRENQTEVRALMVVEPRGAKVHVAFRGGQVDPIDRGSAGLAMLASLPPVDGERAEVTRARSVGYAVTHGEVIPSVGGVSAVVPGRRGDAMASLGASVFEIDDEEELGAAVVAAAARLGRLLR from the coding sequence ATGTCCAAAACGCTGCACCACGGCCTCGCCGTGCTCGAGCTACTGGCCGAACATCCGAATGGCTTGTCGATCACCGAGATCGCCGACGGAATCGGTGTGCACCGCACCGTCGCGCACCGGCTGGTTCGCACGCTCGAGGCTCATCATCTGTGCCGGCGAGACGACTTCAAGCGCATTTCGCTCGGGGCCGGGCTGGTGGCGCTCGCCGAACCCGTCGAGCAAGATCTGCGAACCGTGGCGCGCCCCGTTCTCGAAGAACTGGCGGATCAGCTGGGAGCGACCGTCCATCTCGTCGTTCGCGAAAATCAGACGGAAGTAAGGGCTTTGATGGTTGTCGAGCCACGAGGCGCGAAGGTGCACGTTGCGTTCCGTGGGGGGCAGGTCGATCCGATCGACCGAGGATCTGCCGGCCTGGCAATGCTCGCGTCCTTGCCCCCGGTGGATGGGGAACGTGCAGAAGTGACGAGGGCGCGAAGCGTCGGATATGCGGTCACCCACGGTGAAGTGATTCCATCGGTCGGCGGAGTGTCCGCCGTGGTGCCGGGTCGCCGCGGAGACGCCATGGCGAGTTTGGGTGCGTCGGTGTTCGAGATCGACGACGAAGAGGAACTCGGTGCGGCCGTCGTCGCTGCGGCGGCACGGTTGGGGCGTTTGCTTCGTTAG
- a CDS encoding nuclear transport factor 2 family protein → MSSEDRVAITEVLYRYARAVDRKDFESLRRCYFPDAVDHHGGYLGTIDGLIEDIELRHRTIDSSMHFITNVIIDLEPSEQEAEVESYCLCYLRQEPEIGSSTHVLTTVKCRYVDRFERRDNEWRIADRVVVFDESLCTTVENVLDPSWITSRRSQADPVFTRGARNSG, encoded by the coding sequence ATGTCGAGTGAAGACCGAGTGGCGATCACCGAGGTGCTGTATCGATACGCCCGGGCTGTGGACCGCAAGGACTTCGAGAGCCTGAGAAGGTGCTATTTCCCTGACGCCGTCGACCACCACGGGGGCTATCTCGGCACGATCGACGGTCTGATCGAGGACATCGAGCTTCGTCATCGAACCATCGACAGCTCGATGCACTTCATAACCAACGTCATCATCGATCTGGAGCCTTCCGAACAGGAGGCCGAGGTCGAGTCCTACTGCCTGTGCTACTTGCGGCAAGAACCCGAGATCGGATCGTCGACGCACGTCTTGACGACCGTGAAATGCCGATACGTCGACCGCTTCGAAAGACGGGACAACGAGTGGCGGATAGCCGATCGAGTAGTCGTGTTCGACGAGTCCCTCTGCACCACTGTCGAAAACGTGCTCGACCCGTCTTGGATCACCTCCCGCCGTTCCCAAGCCGACCCGGTATTCACACGTGGGGCCCGAAACAGCGGGTGA
- a CDS encoding alpha/beta hydrolase: MHRRVLAVAGTALAVSLLGSGLAGAQPLPGTGSSDGGGAVPSMEAQSLPTASARIDRVDMLTDRRAAVWVDSPAMGRAIQVQVLLPAAQAVSRPTLYMLDGVSAGKESDYKESTWTQKTDIVNFFADKQVNVVLPVGGSSSYYTDWNVSDPVLGVNKWETFLTSELPPLIDARFSGNGTNAIAGVSMGAQAAMDLITRHPKLYTGVAGLSGCYDNSQTNFKDAVRATVATNGGNASNMWGENTDPLWVQHDPSANAEALRGKDVYISVGTGLPGPYELGPGGSGPESALMGGPLEAAALYCTTVFDTRLRALDIPATTVYRPYGIHGWPYWQDDLRESWPTLERALGL; encoded by the coding sequence ATGCACCGTCGTGTGTTGGCAGTAGCGGGAACTGCTCTGGCAGTTTCCCTGCTGGGGTCGGGTCTCGCCGGGGCGCAGCCGCTGCCCGGTACCGGCAGTTCCGATGGTGGCGGTGCAGTGCCCAGCATGGAGGCCCAGTCCCTGCCGACGGCGTCGGCGCGGATCGATCGGGTCGACATGCTGACCGACCGCCGCGCTGCGGTGTGGGTCGACTCGCCCGCCATGGGCCGCGCCATTCAGGTCCAGGTTCTTCTTCCGGCCGCGCAGGCCGTATCGCGTCCCACGCTCTACATGCTCGACGGTGTGAGTGCAGGCAAGGAATCCGATTACAAGGAAAGCACCTGGACGCAGAAGACCGACATAGTCAATTTCTTCGCGGACAAGCAGGTCAACGTGGTGCTCCCGGTCGGCGGATCGAGCAGCTACTACACCGACTGGAATGTTTCGGATCCGGTACTCGGTGTGAACAAGTGGGAGACGTTCCTGACGTCGGAGCTGCCGCCGCTGATCGATGCGCGCTTCTCCGGTAACGGCACCAACGCGATCGCGGGTGTCTCGATGGGCGCGCAGGCCGCGATGGATCTGATCACGCGTCACCCCAAGCTCTACACCGGCGTCGCTGGCCTGAGCGGTTGCTACGACAATTCGCAGACCAACTTCAAGGACGCGGTGCGCGCTACCGTCGCGACCAACGGCGGAAACGCGTCCAACATGTGGGGCGAGAACACCGATCCTCTCTGGGTGCAGCACGACCCATCCGCCAACGCCGAGGCCCTCCGCGGCAAAGACGTCTACATCTCTGTCGGTACCGGTTTGCCCGGCCCGTACGAACTCGGCCCTGGCGGCAGCGGACCGGAGAGTGCGCTCATGGGCGGGCCGCTCGAGGCCGCCGCGCTGTACTGCACGACGGTGTTCGATACGAGACTGCGCGCGTTGGACATCCCTGCGACAACCGTCTATCGCCCCTACGGCATTCACGGCTGGCCGTACTGGCAGGACGACCTGCGTGAATCCTGGCCGACGCTCGAACGCGCGCTAGGCCTGTAG
- a CDS encoding SDR family NAD(P)-dependent oxidoreductase, producing the protein MNNPNPGRVVARTMTAVYPELSGKVAVVTGAAQGMGSVFAKGLAARGVHVVGADINDARMKETAEQLNTELATDSLVEQPGTIIGARADVTVADDHEALARTALAEFGRIDFWINNAGIFPFAYAADITPEQIGATLSVNVEGVLFGSQAAGRHMREGGAIVNMSSVSALRVRKGRGAYCTSKAAVAHLTESLAVEFGDVGIRVNSIAPGYIDTEMTRWVQEDPEALAKALDSVPLHRLGAPEEVFGPLLFLLSDSARYVTGHSIAVDGGSRHV; encoded by the coding sequence ATGAACAACCCCAATCCAGGACGCGTCGTCGCTCGCACGATGACTGCGGTCTACCCCGAACTATCAGGCAAGGTTGCTGTTGTCACCGGGGCCGCTCAGGGAATGGGATCGGTGTTCGCCAAGGGACTTGCGGCGCGCGGCGTACACGTAGTCGGTGCCGACATCAACGACGCTCGAATGAAGGAAACAGCGGAGCAACTCAACACGGAGCTGGCCACCGACTCGCTGGTCGAGCAACCCGGAACGATCATCGGCGCTCGAGCCGACGTCACCGTCGCCGATGATCACGAGGCTCTCGCCCGAACCGCTCTGGCCGAATTCGGGCGGATCGACTTCTGGATCAACAACGCGGGGATCTTCCCGTTCGCGTACGCCGCGGACATCACCCCCGAGCAGATAGGTGCCACGCTCAGCGTGAACGTCGAAGGCGTTCTGTTCGGTTCGCAAGCAGCAGGTCGCCATATGCGTGAAGGCGGCGCGATCGTCAATATGTCCTCGGTATCCGCGCTTCGCGTCCGTAAGGGCCGCGGTGCCTACTGCACGTCCAAAGCGGCCGTCGCCCACCTGACGGAATCCCTTGCCGTCGAGTTCGGAGACGTGGGCATTCGCGTCAACTCCATTGCACCTGGCTACATCGACACCGAGATGACTCGGTGGGTACAGGAAGATCCCGAAGCGCTGGCCAAAGCACTCGATTCCGTTCCCCTGCATCGACTCGGCGCACCGGAAGAAGTCTTCGGGCCGCTCCTGTTCCTACTGTCGGACAGCGCTCGCTACGTCACCGGCCACAGCATTGCGGTGGACGGCGGGTCGCGACATGTCTGA
- a CDS encoding SDR family NAD(P)-dependent oxidoreductase — MNFENKTIVVTGAGSGMGRVESEMLAARGAKVWVTDISKATGEAVVKNILDSGGRAEFYQLDVTAPDSWTALAKSIESSDGDLDGLVNNAGVSHRAGIEDTTVDDWHRVMNINLSSVFYGMKACAPLLKRGGGSIVNVSSIAGMLGYFAAGYGASKWGVRGLSKVGALEFAEFGVRVNSIHPGLVDTPLLHSGSTAFVETSLQSVPAGRVADAEEIAESVAFLLSDSSRYITGTEVVVDGGLTSGGIYHRITNELKAGG; from the coding sequence ATGAACTTCGAGAACAAGACGATAGTGGTGACCGGCGCAGGCAGCGGCATGGGCCGAGTCGAATCGGAAATGCTGGCGGCCCGGGGAGCCAAGGTGTGGGTCACCGACATCTCGAAGGCCACAGGCGAAGCGGTGGTGAAGAACATTCTCGATTCCGGCGGTCGGGCAGAGTTCTACCAGCTAGATGTCACCGCACCCGACTCGTGGACGGCACTGGCGAAATCCATCGAGTCATCGGATGGTGACCTCGACGGACTGGTCAACAACGCCGGTGTCAGTCACCGAGCGGGCATCGAGGACACGACCGTCGACGACTGGCACCGCGTCATGAACATCAATCTGAGCTCGGTGTTCTATGGAATGAAAGCTTGTGCGCCACTTCTCAAACGGGGTGGTGGTTCGATCGTCAACGTGTCGTCCATCGCCGGAATGCTCGGCTACTTCGCGGCAGGTTACGGCGCCAGCAAATGGGGCGTGCGTGGCCTGTCGAAGGTAGGAGCACTCGAATTCGCCGAGTTCGGAGTTCGAGTCAATTCGATCCATCCGGGCCTGGTCGACACACCGTTGCTGCATTCCGGCTCAACGGCTTTCGTGGAGACAAGCCTGCAATCGGTACCCGCGGGGCGCGTCGCCGACGCCGAAGAAATCGCAGAATCGGTCGCGTTCCTGCTGTCGGATTCATCGCGGTACATCACCGGCACAGAAGTCGTCGTCGACGGTGGCCTGACCTCCGGCGGGATCTACCACCGCATCACCAACGAGTTGAAAGCTGGTGGCTGA
- a CDS encoding endonuclease/exonuclease/phosphatase family protein, whose amino-acid sequence MKIISINAWGGAMYDELVGWLKSVDAEIICLQEVTRTPNRSGWATFADGERTLPQRLDLFGDVSAALPGYTPYFVANDAGPVTDADGVELRQDFGIATWVREDCPVVGLDARFVHSRFVDHTEWNVDDRPRAALTVTVRDRVADRFVSVIQLHGLRDPAGKDDSPIRLEQAQKMVEVVEHVRPSSDVIVLCGDLNLLPSSTTFTLLAEHRMTDLVGEADTRASSYTKRIRSASYLLVSDPTAVRSFEIVAKPEVSDHRALALDLA is encoded by the coding sequence GTGAAGATCATCTCGATCAATGCATGGGGCGGCGCCATGTACGACGAACTCGTGGGATGGCTGAAATCCGTTGATGCCGAGATCATTTGCCTTCAGGAAGTCACGCGAACGCCGAATCGATCGGGCTGGGCAACGTTCGCCGACGGTGAGCGCACTCTGCCGCAGCGGCTCGATCTGTTCGGCGACGTGTCCGCCGCATTGCCCGGATACACCCCGTATTTCGTCGCCAACGACGCCGGACCTGTCACCGACGCCGACGGCGTGGAACTGAGACAGGACTTCGGGATTGCGACCTGGGTACGTGAGGACTGTCCCGTCGTCGGACTCGACGCGCGGTTCGTGCACTCACGGTTCGTCGATCACACGGAGTGGAACGTGGACGACCGGCCACGAGCCGCGTTGACGGTGACCGTTCGCGATCGCGTCGCCGACAGGTTCGTCTCCGTCATCCAACTACACGGTCTGCGTGATCCAGCAGGCAAGGACGACAGTCCCATTCGGCTGGAGCAGGCCCAGAAGATGGTGGAGGTCGTCGAACATGTCCGGCCGTCGAGCGACGTCATCGTGCTCTGCGGCGACCTGAATCTGCTGCCGTCGAGCACGACATTCACACTGCTGGCCGAGCACCGAATGACCGACCTGGTGGGAGAAGCCGACACGCGAGCGTCCAGTTATACGAAACGAATTCGAAGCGCCAGCTATCTGTTGGTGTCCGATCCGACTGCAGTTCGAAGCTTCGAGATCGTCGCGAAACCAGAGGTGTCCGACCACCGAGCACTTGCCTTGGATCTCGCATAG
- a CDS encoding FAD-dependent oxidoreductase: MSDTDYDVIVIGGGGAGLAAAVTAAENGASVILFEARKELGGSTALSAGLFTAAATSVQRALGIDDSAEKYFQHYMDLNQWMLKPGLIRTFCEQAGPTLEWLIELGLDIPAKTSGNAHQPGLSQAGVEDVWRGHVPKDQGYGLVQVLDAARRWHGIEVVLDTRVQALLTENDRVVGVVADDVELRSAAVVVASGGFARDPELVDIHFPAANRAGSALFVVAAEGSRGDHLRYAPSVDASIAGHGWGLMLPTVYFQRYHHWQSGFPPKSRIHVNAAGRRFMDEDASYAVSTGIIDGQGGSAWMIFDDNARQNLPAGYADWAPDRIEDEADAGRTLRASSLAELAELMAVPAAALDSTVERWNAHLPHGEDPDFLRHRTLANKGSTSNPKPIETAPFYAARILPAELVCTHAGLEIDSDSAVLTTRGTRVPGLFAAGEAGAGVLGQRYVGGGNAVANALTMGRIAGRNAALHTVDAQPLTA; the protein is encoded by the coding sequence ATGTCTGACACAGACTACGACGTCATCGTCATCGGCGGTGGCGGCGCGGGGCTTGCCGCCGCAGTCACTGCAGCCGAAAACGGTGCGTCCGTCATTCTTTTCGAGGCGCGCAAGGAACTGGGCGGATCGACGGCACTGTCGGCCGGATTGTTCACCGCTGCAGCGACAAGCGTGCAACGCGCCCTCGGAATCGACGACAGCGCAGAGAAGTACTTCCAGCACTACATGGACCTCAATCAATGGATGCTCAAGCCCGGCCTGATCAGAACCTTCTGCGAGCAGGCAGGACCGACTCTGGAGTGGCTGATCGAACTCGGATTGGACATCCCCGCAAAGACTTCCGGCAACGCACATCAACCGGGCCTGAGCCAGGCGGGTGTCGAGGACGTCTGGAGGGGTCACGTTCCGAAGGATCAGGGGTACGGCCTCGTCCAGGTTTTGGACGCCGCACGCCGCTGGCACGGAATCGAGGTCGTTCTCGACACTCGTGTGCAAGCGCTACTCACCGAGAACGATCGGGTCGTGGGAGTCGTTGCCGATGATGTCGAACTCCGTTCTGCGGCAGTCGTCGTTGCCTCGGGCGGTTTCGCCCGGGATCCCGAGCTGGTCGATATTCATTTTCCAGCTGCCAACCGGGCCGGCTCCGCTCTCTTCGTTGTTGCCGCCGAGGGCAGCCGCGGTGACCACCTTCGCTACGCGCCGTCGGTGGACGCGTCCATAGCAGGTCACGGGTGGGGACTCATGCTGCCCACCGTCTACTTTCAGCGATACCACCACTGGCAGTCGGGATTTCCCCCGAAATCACGTATTCACGTGAACGCCGCGGGACGTCGATTCATGGACGAGGACGCCTCGTACGCGGTCTCGACCGGAATCATCGACGGTCAGGGTGGCTCCGCGTGGATGATCTTCGACGACAACGCTCGACAGAATCTGCCTGCGGGGTATGCCGATTGGGCACCCGATCGTATCGAGGACGAGGCAGACGCCGGCCGGACACTTCGCGCATCCTCCCTCGCGGAGCTGGCCGAACTCATGGCAGTGCCCGCCGCGGCCCTCGATTCCACGGTCGAGCGATGGAACGCGCATCTGCCCCACGGCGAGGACCCTGACTTTCTGCGCCATCGGACACTCGCCAACAAGGGCAGTACGTCGAATCCCAAACCCATCGAGACCGCCCCCTTCTATGCCGCACGAATCCTCCCCGCCGAATTGGTATGCACGCATGCAGGTTTGGAGATCGACTCCGATTCCGCCGTGCTGACAACACGCGGCACCCGCGTACCCGGACTGTTCGCTGCCGGCGAGGCAGGAGCGGGAGTTCTCGGGCAGCGGTACGTCGGTGGCGGTAACGCTGTCGCCAATGCACTCACCATGGGCCGGATTGCCGGTCGAAACGCCGCCCTTCACACCGTCGATGCACAGCCACTGACGGCCTGA